From Qipengyuania soli:
CTTTCGGGACATCCCGGCGGGGCATCGGGACGGACGGTTCCGTGCAGTGTCGTGATGCGCTTCACCAGGCGCCAGAGACACAGTAACGTCGGATAGTCGAGCAGGATCGCCGTGTCGGCCAGAGCCAGCCTGCGTTCCATGCTGCCGCCGTAATTGCCGTCGATGATCCAGCTGTCGCCTGCAAGCAGCGTGTCGAGCTTGGCATCCCAGTCTGCCGGATCAGGTTCGGTCCAGCCTGGCAGGTGGTAGTGTGCGTCAAGGTGGATCAGGGGAAGGCCACTGTGCTGCGCGAGAGCGCGAGCAAAGGTCGACTTTCCCGCCCCTGGCGAGCCGATGACGAGGACGCGCTCCACGATCTTGCGAGGTCAGGCGGTGGGCCAGATCGGCAACAGCCGCGAGTCCGCGACCGCAGCGGTCCGATGGCAAGTGATGCGCTGGGCTTCGGGATCGGAAGCGAATGCGAGGAAGCTCTGCTGGTTCGCTTGCCGAACGAGAACGACGTAGTCCCAAGCCTCCTCAGCCGGACCGATCAGGAATCCGTCCGCGCTGCCTGAAAACAGGACCTCACCCCCACTGGCCACCAGCAAGGGCTCAAGCTCGTCCATGTAGATGCGATAGGCCTGTTCGCCTGTCACTCCGCCTTCCGGCTCCAGCGCGGGTGCGTGCGAGTAATCGGCACGCTCGCGGAAGCGCAGCAGGTTGAGCATCACGACCGCTCCCGGTTTCGGGTTGCCGAAGAAGCGTGCTCCCTGTTCGGGCGTAACTTCCAGGTATTCTGCCATGACTTCCCCTCCATAAAAGCAAAACGCCGGCCCCTCTCGGGACCGGCGCTTCAGGAAACCCGCGAAGGGTGGGGCAGGGATTACTCCGCGCCGCCTTCTTCTTCGGTGGTTTCTTCTTCTTCGGCTTCGTCAGCAGCCTGGGCGCTGGCGGGTACCGAAGCGGCGTCGGCCGACGAAGTGTCGCCTTCGGCCTTCTTGAGTGCCGAGGGAGCGACCAGCGTGGCGATGGTGAAGTCGCGATCGGTGATCGCGCTCTCGCTGCCGGCGGGCAGGGTCACTTCGCTGATGTGGATCGAATCGCCCACATCCTTGCCGGTGACGTCGATCTCGATTTCGCTCGGGATCTTGTCGGCATCGCAGATGAGGTCGAGTTCGTGACGGACGATGTTCAGAACGCCGCCCTTCTTGAGGCCCGGGCTCTTCTCTTCGTTGGCGAACACGACAGGCACGTTCACTTCGACCTTCGCGCCCTTTGCAAGGCGGAGGAAGTCGACGTGTTCCGGGCGGTCGCTCACGGGATGGACAGCGACGTCCTTGGGAAGCGTGCGGACCTTCTTGCCACCGATCTCGATCTCGACGATCGAGTTCATGAAGTGGCCGGTGCCGAGCTGGCGAACCAGTTCCTTGGCTTCCACGTGAATCAGTGTGGGTTCTTCCTTGCCGCCGTAAATCACGGCAGGGACGCGGCCATCGCGGCGCAGTTGACGGGAGGCTCCCTTGCCAGCCCGTTCGCGCGCCTCGGCCGGCAGGGTCAGAGCGTCGCTCATCTGTATTGCCTTTCGAATGCGTTTGAATGCTTCGGTCCGCCACGCCTCCAGGGATGACCATGACGCCGAAGGGCGCGCCATTAGGGGGAAGGGGGACAAAAGGCAAGCCTTGGTGTGCAGGGCCGGAAATCCCGCCACAGAGCTGCGCCAGGCTATTGCGTCCTTGCCACGCTGTACCCGCGGGCCTCGAGCATTGCCGCAAGACCATCGGGTCCGCCCATGTGGCCGGCGCCCACTGCGACGAGAGGTTTCTCTGGGCGTGCCAATATGGTCGCCAGTTTTGCTGACCATTCGCGATTGCGCCGTACCAGCAGTGCCTCGCGCAGTTCCGGATCGGCGAGCATTCCACCGTCGGCAGTGCGGGATAACGCATCCACATCGCCGCGCAGCCAATCTCGGGCGAGACGGTCGTCTTCCGAGGTTCCGTCGGTGATCTCGTCGATCACCGCCTGCAACAGGTCGCGTTGATCGGTCTCGGGCAGGGTGTCGAAAATCGACAGTTGCCTTTGCGCGCCTTCCAGCTCCTCGACACTCCGGCCCCTGAAGTCGGCCAGCAGGGCGAGATCGGCACCATTGCCCCCGTCGCCATCCTGTGCGGCCTGGGCGAGGGCAAGGGCGGCGGCCCATGTCTCCATTGTGTCGAGATCACTTTCGGCAATACTCGCCTTCTCGAGCGCTGCATCGAGTTTTTCCCTGTAGGCTGGAGTCACGCGGCTGCGGATTTTGCCTTGCGGACCGTCGAACGCCAGCCTGCGGAATTGCGCTGCCATTGCCGCTCCATCCGCGAGATTGCCGACCTCGACAACCAGCAGGTCGGCCTCGTCGATCGCGGACTGCAGCCGGGCAGTACGCCATCTGGTTCCTTCAGGCAGGGCATGGATCGTTCCGAAGAGCCAGCCTTCAACGTTGCCCGAACCATCGCGGATTTCCCACAGGGCCGGTTGGGAGCCAGCCTCGGCAAACTCCTTGTCCTTCTTGCCGCACCCGGCAAGCAACAGTGTCCCGAAAAGGACACCGAAGATCGCTTTCGCCAGCGGGTTCATGCGCTCACGGATCGCTGGCCTACTGGACCCGCTCGACCCGGAATCCGCGCTGCGTGAGATAATACTGGACGCTCTTTTCCCCGGCGAGGTGGCCTGCGCCAACCGCGACGAAGACAGCGCCGGGCTTGTCCATGCGATTGTCGATCCACTCCGCCCACTTCGCATTGCGGTTATAGAGTAGGATGTTGGTCAGAACGGGATCGGTCAGGCCCTCGTTTAGGAGGGCTGCGAGGCCGTCTGCATCGCCTTCCATCCATTCGGCGACCATCTTGTCCATCATCGGCGAGACGGATTCGATATTCTCCGCAGAGGACATAAGGAAAGAGATCTGCGATTGCATCGGGAGCTGGTCGAACATGTCGATCTGGAAACCTATGGTCTCCAGTGCATCGCGCGTTACCTGCGGAGACAGATCCTTTTCGATGACCTTCTCGACACCGGAGTCCATGTCGTAACCAGCCTTGAGCAAAGGCAGCATTGCCAGTGTCATGCCCGCGAACCATGGTTCAAAGCGGTCGAATGCGTCGACCGGCAGGCCCAGCTTCGACATCGCGGTTTCGTACGAAACGCGCTGGTCGGCATCGAGCAGGTCGCGCATAGTCTTGTTACCGCTCAGCATCGCCTTGGCAGCTATCATCTGCTGGGAAGACGGATCGGTAATCGCGTCCCCGGGAATCTCAGTCACCAGAGTGCTCGAATACTCCAGCGCCTGCTCGACGGGGCCCACCCGCCACTTGACCTCGCGCGGCAGGGCGTGGACGGTGCCGAAGAGGTAGATGGTCGTGTCCTCGTCCGCGAGCATCCACAGGGCCGGACCAGACAGCTCCTTCGGGTCCTCGACAGCAACTGCCAGTGCGGGGGCAACATCGGAGACTGCATCCTGCGCCTGAGCGGCAGCACCCTGGAAGAGCAGGGAAAAGCAGGCAGCAGTACCGAGAAGGACACGTTTCATGTTCGGGTAAATCCGTGGAATTCAATCTACTTGATAGGTTGCCCGTGGCCCAAGACAAGATCAGCCATGATGGCGTTTCCAAAGATTTGCCAGATTTACGACCACTAGCGTCACGATAAAGAGGATCATGACGTCTGGTCGCGGCAGGAATCCGCCACGCCAGGCGAGCCACCAGACGGGCGCCACAAAGTAGAACAGCTGTCCGCCGACCATGAAGCCGAAGTCGTTGGCGCTGCGCATGAAGTCATCCGAATTGCGACGCACAAGGAATACCAGCAGCGGTATGGCGATGCACCACACCCCCAGCATTGGCAGGACAACGCTGCCGGGCAGAGCCGCATTGCTGAACAGATCGAGACGTTCGCCATTGGGTCCGCGATGCGCAATCAAAGGGTATCCGGCCAGCGGTCCCAGCAGGGCTATTCCCACCAGGATCCAGCGCATCCTGATACCGCGCGCAGTGCGGGGCTCACCCATGGTGAAATCGGGCGCAGTACGCCAGAAGATGCGGCCCACGAAGATCGAAGCGATCCCGATAGCGGCGATGACCAGCCAGTCGAGCGGACCGTCGGCCTTGCGGGCAAGAATGACCGGAAGGATGGCAAAAGGCAGGAAGAGGCCAAGGCCAACCGCCCACAGCAAGAGGTTGCGCCAATAGCGGGCAGAACCCGGCACGACCTCGCCAGGGGCATCCGACAGGTCAGTTTTCGTCATCGAATATTTCCTCAATTGGCATGTCGAACAGCCGCGCGATGCGGAAGGCGAGGGGTAGGGAGGGATCGTGCTTGCCCGTCTCGATCGCGTTGACTGCCTGACGCGACACGTCGAGATGCATGGCCAGCTCCGCCTGGCTCCACTCCCGTTCGGCACGAAGGACGCGGAGGCGGTTCTTCATCGGCTGTCCTTCCAGCGCAGGAACTGGAAGATCCCGACGAAGGAAAGCATGTAAAGGAACCAAACTCTCCGGAGCACCAGTTCGGGTCGCATTTCGCTGAGATAGAAGGCGTTATAGAACTCGCGGTAGAAGTCCGGAGCACGCAAGTCGGTGTTCACGAAGATGCCTCCCAGTACCCACGGCCCGATGAGGAGGAAGGGTGGTATTAACGCCGCCCCGTAGGCCATCACCCGCAAGCTGCGCTTCACCAGCCCCTCGGCGTAATCGTCGCGCATGAAACTTGCGACCATGAGGAACAGCGGGACGAAGCTATTGAAGATGATCATCACCAGCCCGCCAGCGAGATACCAGGCCGGAGCATTCTCCACGTCGTAATGGCTAACGATCCAGTCGATCAGGCCAACGACCAAAAAGAACAGGCATATGTCCATCAGCCGAAAGTAGAGCCGGCTGCGGCGCGCGGTCGATTTCGCCTTCCCAGGCGATTGCGATACGTGTTGCATTCTCAGTACCCTCTCAGCCGCGCCCAGGTGAAGGCCAGGTGAAAGGTCACAGCGATGGCAACCAGGCCGAACACGGTGTCGTCGACATAGTCCCGGGTGAACGAGAGGATGCTGGCGAACAGCCAAAGTCCGGTAATGCTCAGCGCCCAGCGCGCTGCAAAGTAAACGAGGCTTTGGAAATATTCGTCCTGCCGTCCGATAAAGGCGAGGCCGATGAGCGAGCCGGCGGTGAAGCCACCCGCCAGCGCCTCGATATGGTCGTAAAAACCATAGATCTTGCCGGTGAGAAGCAGCAGCGAAGAGCCCAGTCCGACCCACATCATCTTCATGGTGAAGCCGCGGTCGTCGACGGTAATGGCGTTGGGGTTGTACGGCATTTCGGTGGGCTCCAGATCAATACGTTCCGCGGATTCGAGCCCAGGTGTGGGCGGCGAAGAATGCGGTGTAGGCAACCGCAGGACTTGCGCTCGCAGGAAAGTCCATCTTGTCTTCGACCCCGGCTAGGCCATCGATGAACCCTTCCATGGCGGGGCCGAACAATTCCCAGGCAATCAGCGCGATGAAGGCCGCACCGGCCCCCGCGCGCCAGAGTGCGGCGACGTATTCGTCGGCATTGCGGGTCACGAACAGCACGAGCACGGTGAGGACGAACAGGATGCCCCAGATCGTGCCGACCGTGCCCGACAGAGCGTCGGCCTTGCGGGCCCACATGAAAACTATGGCGACCACCCCGACCCAGCCTGCGGCGAGGTGGAGCGATGAGCGGGAGATTTTCGGGGCAGTCGGCATGTCTCTACTCACGTTGCCGCCCGACCGGGATGTTGGGTCCCGGTCCGGGCGGAAGTTGTTTTCAGGCGCCAGCGTCTTCGCTGACCGCGTTCGAGAGGCGGAAGTTCGGAGTTTTCGCGATGGCAACGGCCACACCGGCGCGGGCGGCCTTGCGCAATTCGGTGCGGCACTGGCGCTGGTCGGAGAGCGACGCGCCGTCGCGGGCATCATTGTCGCACGCCTCGCGGATCGACCGCTCGACCCGATTGTCTAGACGCAGCTGGTCGACGGGATCGGCGAGATTAAGGTCGCGGGTTTCGATCGTAACCGAGACCGTATCCTCGGCAAGAGCAGGAGCGGGGACGAGTGCGAGAGTGGCGAACAGGAAAGCGATCTTCTTCATGACAATCCTCCAGTTGGATGTAGGGTCCAGTGGTGAGGTCAACCTTCCGGTGTGTCAGGTTGTCCTGACTATATGTCGCGATTCGCTGACTATGTCAACAATACCTGACACGATGTCCGGATAACCTGTCATTTTCTGCCTTGCTGCATAGCGGCATTGACGCATTTTCGCGCATCCGCCAAAGCCCCGCGCCATGGACCGCAATCCGCAAAATTCATTCCAGGACATGATCCTCGCACTCCACGATTTCTGGAGCGCGAAGGGCTGCCTTATCCTCCAGCCCTATGACATGCGCATGGGGGCAGGGACCTTTCACACCGCGACCACCCTGCGCGCACTCGGGCCCGAGCCCTGGAACGCGGCCTTCGTCCAGCCGTGCCGCCGCCCGACCGACGGCCGTTACGGCGAGAACCCGAACCGGTTGCAGCACTATTACCAGTACCAGGTGATCCTGAAGCCGAGCCCGCCCGACATCCAGGACTGGTATCTCGAGAGCTTGCGCGTCATCGGGATCGATCCGCTCAAGCACGACATCCGCTTCGTCGAGGACGACTGGGAAAGCCCCACGCTGGGCGCCTGGGGCCTGGGCTGGGAAGTCTGGTGCGACGGGATGGAAGTGACCCAGTTCACCTATTTCCAGCAGATGGGCGGCTTCGACTGCAAGCCGGTCGCGGGCGAGCTGACCTACGGGCTCGAACGCCTCGCGATGTACATCCAGGGCGTCGACAACGTGTACGACCTCGATTTCAACGGGCACGGCGTGACCTATGGCGACGTCTTCCTCGAGAATGAGAAGCAGATGTCGAAGTGGAACTTCGAGGTCGCCGAGACCGACGCTCTGTTTGACCTGTTCAACAAGGCCGAGGCCGAGTGCAAGAACGCGCTTGCCAACGAGGTCCCCATCGCTGCCTACGAACAGGCGGTCGAGGCGAGCCACATCTTCAACCTGCTGCAGGCCCGCGGCGTGATCAGCGTGCAGGAGCGTGCGAGCTATATGGGCCGCGTCCGCGATCTGGCGCGCGGAAGCTGCGAGGCACACATGGCCAAGGAAGCCGCAGGCTGGGCGCAGAAGTTTCCGGAGTGGTCGGCATGAGCGACTTGCTCCTCGAACTGCGCAGCGAAGAAATTCCCGCTCGGATGCAGGCTGGCGCACGCGACGAACTCGAACGCCTGTTCCGGCGCGAGATGGAGGCTGCGGGCGTTTCGGTCGGTGAAATTACCGTCTGGTCGACCCCGCGCCGCCTCGCCCTGATCACGCGCGGCCTTCCCGTAGCGACCGAGGCCGTGAGCGAAGAAGCCAAGGGCCCGCCCGAGGGCGCTCCCGATGCCGCGATCGACGGCTTCTGCCGCAAGAACGGCGTTGTCCGCGAGAGCCTCGAATTGCGCGACGTGAAGGGCCGCAACACCTGGTTCGCAGTGATCGAAAAGCCCGGCCGGGCGACCAAGGACGTGCTCGCCGAAGCCATTCCGGCGATCATCCGCGATTTCGCCTGGCCCAAGTCGATGCGCTGGGGAGCAGCCTCGCTCTCGACCGAGAGCCTGCGCTGGGTGCGCCCGCTGTCGGGCATCGTTGCCCTGCTGGGCGACGACGTCGTCGAGTGCGAGGTGCATGGTGTCACTTCGGGCGCGGTCACGCTCGGCCACCGCTTCCATCACTCGGGCGACATCACCATCGGCAATGCCGACGACTATGCGGTCAAGCTGCGCGCCGGTCATGTGATCGTCGACCATGCCGAACGGCAGGACATGATCCGCTCAGGCGCGGCCAAGGTCGCCGCGGACGCCGGCCTCAAGCTGGTTGAGGACGAGGGGTTGGTGATCGAGAACGCGGGCCTCACTGAATGGCCGGTGCCGCTGCTCGGCCGTTTCGACGAGGCTTTCCTCGATGTGCCGCCGGAGGTCATCCAGCTCACCGCGCGCGTGAACCAGAAATACTTCGTTTGTGAGGATAGTGCAGGCAAACTCGCCAACGCCTTCGTCTGCACCGCCAACATCGAGGCCGCGGATGGCGGCGCGGCGATCGTCGACGGCAACCGCAAGGTCCTCGCGGCGCGTCTCTCCGATGCGCGGTTCTTCTGGGAGCAGGATCGCAAGACGCTGCTCGCCCAGCAGGCGCGAAAGCTGTCGCGCATCACCTTCCACGAAAAGCTCGGCACCCTGGACGACAAGGTCGACCGCGTCGCCAAGCTCGCCGACTGGCTCGTCTTCGACGCCAAGGCACCCAATGGCGACCACAAGCTGGCCCGCATGGCGGCGGAGCTGTCGAAAGCAGATCTCGTCACTGAAATGGTTGGCGAGTTTCCCGAACTTCAGGGGCTGATGGGGGGATACTACGCTCGGGCCGAGGGTCTGCCGGAAGAAGTCGCCGATGCGATCCGCGATCACTACAAGCCGGTCGGGGCGAGAGACGAGGTGCCGACAGCGCCGACCACCGTCGCAGTCAGCCTTGCCGACAAGCTCGACAATCTCTTGAGCTTCTTCAAGATCGACATCCTGCCGACCGGCTCGAAGGATCCTTTTGCCCTTCGTCGCGCCGCGCTCGGTTACCTTCGCCTGGTCCAGGCGAACAATTTGAAACTCGAACTCGACCAAGTGGTGCACGCATGGGCGAGCAAGCCGCTTCCTGCGCTGGCGGAAAAGCTGGCCGACTTCCTGCTCGACCGCCTGGCGGTCCAGCTGCGCGATGAGGGCGTGCGCCACGATTACATCCAGGCATCGCGTGCCTGGCAAGGGCGGACGGACATGCGCGTGGACCGGGTCGAGGCCCGCGCGCGCGCGCTAACTTCGTTCATGGACACCGACGACGGCGCGAACCTCCTCGCCGGCTACAAGCGCGCGGCCAATATCCTCAAGAAGGAAGACTGGCACGGGATCGAGGGCGAGATCAGCCGCACGGGCGAGGAAGATCCGCTGGCGCTGGTCGACGATCCAGACATGAAGGCAGTGATCGACGCCAAGATGGCCGAGCGCCATGCGCGCGACCTTTCCTACACGCCGGAACCTGCCGAAAAGGCGCTGATGGACGCTCTCGCCACCGCTCAGCCGCAGGCCGCCAAGGCCATCGCCGCCGAGGATTTCGCCGCCGCCATGGCTGCGCTTGCCTCGCTGCGCGCGCCGATCGACCGCTTCTTCGATGAAGTGACGGTAAATGCGGATGAAGAAAACAAGCGGGCAAACCGGCTCGACCTGCTTGCGGCCTTCCGTGCTGCAGTGCACAAAGTTGCGGACTTCAGTCGGATCGAAGGCTGATCCGTTTCATTCGCATGGACCCTGTTCCATGTGTTCCATCCTGTAGGGACTGCCCTGATGAGTAACGACACGGTCTTCACCTTCGGCGGGAATGCTCCGCATTCGAATGCACGGCAGAAGGACAAGACCGTCGTCGGCGGCAAGGGCGCCAATCTGGCGGAAATGGCCAGCATCGGCTTGCCGGTTCCTCCGGGTTTCACCATCGCGACCGAGGAGTGCCTCAAGTACCTCGATCAGGGCGCGGATTTCTCCGACAAGCTGCGCGCCGATGTTGCCGAGGCACTGGCCCACGTCGAGCGCACGGTCGGCAAGGGCTTCGGTGATGCGGCCGATCCGCTTCTCGTCTCGGTCCGTTCGGGCGCGGCCGTCTCGATGCCCGGAATGATGGACACCGTCCTCAATCTTGGCCTGAATGACGAGACAGTGGAAGGTCTCGCTGCGACCTCGGGCGACGAACGCTTCGCTTGGGACAGCTATCGCCGCTTCATCCAAATGTATTCCGACGTGGTGCTCGGCGTCGACCATGGCCTGTTCGAGGAAGCGCTCGAAATCGCCAAGGAAGACAACGACTATTACGCCGACACCGAAATGTCAGCGGATGACTGGAAGTCGCTGGTCGCCGAGTACAA
This genomic window contains:
- a CDS encoding AAA family ATPase, with amino-acid sequence MERVLVIGSPGAGKSTFARALAQHSGLPLIHLDAHYHLPGWTEPDPADWDAKLDTLLAGDSWIIDGNYGGSMERRLALADTAILLDYPTLLCLWRLVKRITTLHGTVRPDAPPGCPERFDLEFLHNVAVFRRVKTPALERRLGAFPGRIVRFRRPSEAQAFLDALA
- a CDS encoding DUF1330 domain-containing protein codes for the protein MAEYLEVTPEQGARFFGNPKPGAVVMLNLLRFRERADYSHAPALEPEGGVTGEQAYRIYMDELEPLLVASGGEVLFSGSADGFLIGPAEEAWDYVVLVRQANQQSFLAFASDPEAQRITCHRTAAVADSRLLPIWPTA
- a CDS encoding 50S ribosomal protein L25/general stress protein Ctc, with amino-acid sequence MSDALTLPAEARERAGKGASRQLRRDGRVPAVIYGGKEEPTLIHVEAKELVRQLGTGHFMNSIVEIEIGGKKVRTLPKDVAVHPVSDRPEHVDFLRLAKGAKVEVNVPVVFANEEKSPGLKKGGVLNIVRHELDLICDADKIPSEIEIDVTGKDVGDSIHISEVTLPAGSESAITDRDFTIATLVAPSALKKAEGDTSSADAASVPASAQAADEAEEEETTEEEGGAE
- a CDS encoding TraB/GumN family protein, with translation MNPLAKAIFGVLFGTLLLAGCGKKDKEFAEAGSQPALWEIRDGSGNVEGWLFGTIHALPEGTRWRTARLQSAIDEADLLVVEVGNLADGAAMAAQFRRLAFDGPQGKIRSRVTPAYREKLDAALEKASIAESDLDTMETWAAALALAQAAQDGDGGNGADLALLADFRGRSVEELEGAQRQLSIFDTLPETDQRDLLQAVIDEITDGTSEDDRLARDWLRGDVDALSRTADGGMLADPELREALLVRRNREWSAKLATILARPEKPLVAVGAGHMGGPDGLAAMLEARGYSVARTQ
- a CDS encoding TraB/GumN family protein, whose product is MKRVLLGTAACFSLLFQGAAAQAQDAVSDVAPALAVAVEDPKELSGPALWMLADEDTTIYLFGTVHALPREVKWRVGPVEQALEYSSTLVTEIPGDAITDPSSQQMIAAKAMLSGNKTMRDLLDADQRVSYETAMSKLGLPVDAFDRFEPWFAGMTLAMLPLLKAGYDMDSGVEKVIEKDLSPQVTRDALETIGFQIDMFDQLPMQSQISFLMSSAENIESVSPMMDKMVAEWMEGDADGLAALLNEGLTDPVLTNILLYNRNAKWAEWIDNRMDKPGAVFVAVGAGHLAGEKSVQYYLTQRGFRVERVQ
- a CDS encoding helix-turn-helix transcriptional regulator; amino-acid sequence: MKNRLRVLRAEREWSQAELAMHLDVSRQAVNAIETGKHDPSLPLAFRIARLFDMPIEEIFDDEN
- a CDS encoding UrcA family protein, whose amino-acid sequence is MKKIAFLFATLALVPAPALAEDTVSVTIETRDLNLADPVDQLRLDNRVERSIREACDNDARDGASLSDQRQCRTELRKAARAGVAVAIAKTPNFRLSNAVSEDAGA
- a CDS encoding glycine--tRNA ligase subunit alpha codes for the protein MDRNPQNSFQDMILALHDFWSAKGCLILQPYDMRMGAGTFHTATTLRALGPEPWNAAFVQPCRRPTDGRYGENPNRLQHYYQYQVILKPSPPDIQDWYLESLRVIGIDPLKHDIRFVEDDWESPTLGAWGLGWEVWCDGMEVTQFTYFQQMGGFDCKPVAGELTYGLERLAMYIQGVDNVYDLDFNGHGVTYGDVFLENEKQMSKWNFEVAETDALFDLFNKAEAECKNALANEVPIAAYEQAVEASHIFNLLQARGVISVQERASYMGRVRDLARGSCEAHMAKEAAGWAQKFPEWSA
- the glyS gene encoding glycine--tRNA ligase subunit beta, whose product is MSDLLLELRSEEIPARMQAGARDELERLFRREMEAAGVSVGEITVWSTPRRLALITRGLPVATEAVSEEAKGPPEGAPDAAIDGFCRKNGVVRESLELRDVKGRNTWFAVIEKPGRATKDVLAEAIPAIIRDFAWPKSMRWGAASLSTESLRWVRPLSGIVALLGDDVVECEVHGVTSGAVTLGHRFHHSGDITIGNADDYAVKLRAGHVIVDHAERQDMIRSGAAKVAADAGLKLVEDEGLVIENAGLTEWPVPLLGRFDEAFLDVPPEVIQLTARVNQKYFVCEDSAGKLANAFVCTANIEAADGGAAIVDGNRKVLAARLSDARFFWEQDRKTLLAQQARKLSRITFHEKLGTLDDKVDRVAKLADWLVFDAKAPNGDHKLARMAAELSKADLVTEMVGEFPELQGLMGGYYARAEGLPEEVADAIRDHYKPVGARDEVPTAPTTVAVSLADKLDNLLSFFKIDILPTGSKDPFALRRAALGYLRLVQANNLKLELDQVVHAWASKPLPALAEKLADFLLDRLAVQLRDEGVRHDYIQASRAWQGRTDMRVDRVEARARALTSFMDTDDGANLLAGYKRAANILKKEDWHGIEGEISRTGEEDPLALVDDPDMKAVIDAKMAERHARDLSYTPEPAEKALMDALATAQPQAAKAIAAEDFAAAMAALASLRAPIDRFFDEVTVNADEENKRANRLDLLAAFRAAVHKVADFSRIEG